From Bordetella flabilis, the proteins below share one genomic window:
- a CDS encoding type VI secretion protein IcmF/TssM N-terminal domain-containing protein, protein MIKKLLYLIVWLLGLLLLALGCWIFGLYLDWPLWRSALLFVGILVGAWLLWWLRGQWLAWRLRRRLARPVGSTAVSTERLDKDWRAGLAAIRQSRLSRFGSPLYVLPWYMILGPRDAGRAELLRRVAGTAPVQGRSDEPPVLQWWLLRNGIVLDPTDAMGEEHQAPDSANWRRLLHWLMRTRRREPLNGLILAFDAGWLANTPDVELNETGQGLRKRLDELTRIYDARVPVYVVLTGCQAVPGFADWASALGPDINRHAMGYVNPTPNAGVGQFISDAFNSIVHRMFDLRVLQGVRMPPAPEAFALPERLAPLAKQLAKVLRQAFQTTPYAETPLMRGLFLTGQPPSSDRTQAAWFSPGLFHQALPGQRHAWQPMERWRHWRRLLRHAAVVAWLGACVGVGAFLVHSSRIASEQLRVAALSGYGAQDFSGPMSSDLHALQGERSAIHALMARPSWQQRWMPFQRRVNQVQQKLMYRFVHQFHHEVIAADLDPLLLTSLPQLARGNNDTLLAAWAQTLVRRINLIDGELAGQDIYAMPAPGTELPLLLSSAHQTLQDPMDALLLGNMYRDYLSWQDNHGLLRDEVTGLRQVLAGLKLTDRSIRWIYAWVDLQGNLKPVRLTDFWNIPDRPDFPMIPAALTPDGARSATGFLDELGRASGNTAEWTKRRREFQQHFQSAGLEAWYEFTDVFARVPDLLPDGTTRRAVMTSLLTPNDPYRRLMHLLKAVGERLPLASRPEWLVEAGRLHGLDELAGETQENGASTAMQKIGLVQRFGGDVIKQLPQGGSLDKGLASLRSDNAGLQLLQTYQQGVRDTIVPLQQGDGTAMKAAIEIWSFGHDPSVKNVPLVNARDALDALRKQQGTPGNRTQVVWDIAAGPMNFVLDYAARNAGCRLQQTWENTVLSAIQGVTDAELSNQLLYGDRGQVKAFLDGDIKYFVDRDSVRYEPRAAMDQKVPLNGQFYAFASMTQLRQVTLASQQLQSKRASDEAQALTQQQAELEKQITKLETTTGTVTLTTVPPQTNPDAHMLPESVTLSLQCASGAITLENLNFPNSAVFPWSMATCGDTTLRIRYSGFELSKQWSGAQGFVDFLRDYASGTRRYTPADFPDQKTLMTQANVQWLVVTYRQQGQAPLQAAFSEAARLGAQVTEIKGKLAALQPGTAPGSTMPAPAPAPAVPQRIVSYCMGPVNDVLPAVAPPPVPVPAAPPVRTPTPALSMKVSPPKPRAATGAYAVQVGIFSHPEEVREALKKNGYPVQESAITLKGVEYRQIRVDGYTNREAAEEASGKIGRLLKLQPEVIRLEGSK, encoded by the coding sequence ATGATCAAAAAACTTCTTTACCTGATTGTGTGGTTGCTGGGCCTGCTGCTGCTGGCCCTCGGCTGCTGGATATTCGGGCTGTACCTGGACTGGCCCTTGTGGCGTTCCGCGCTGCTGTTCGTCGGCATCCTGGTGGGCGCGTGGCTGCTGTGGTGGCTGCGCGGCCAGTGGCTGGCCTGGCGGCTGCGGCGCCGGCTGGCGCGTCCCGTCGGCAGCACCGCGGTCAGCACGGAGCGACTGGACAAGGACTGGCGCGCGGGCCTGGCGGCGATCCGGCAGTCGCGCCTGTCGCGCTTCGGTTCGCCTTTGTATGTGCTGCCCTGGTACATGATCCTCGGCCCCCGCGACGCCGGCAGGGCCGAACTGCTGCGCCGCGTGGCGGGCACCGCCCCGGTACAGGGCCGCAGCGACGAGCCGCCCGTGCTGCAATGGTGGCTGCTGCGCAATGGCATCGTGCTGGATCCCACCGACGCCATGGGCGAAGAGCACCAGGCGCCCGATTCCGCCAACTGGCGGCGCCTGCTGCATTGGCTGATGCGCACGCGCCGGCGCGAGCCGCTGAACGGCCTCATCCTGGCCTTCGATGCCGGGTGGCTGGCCAACACCCCCGACGTCGAACTGAACGAAACCGGCCAGGGCCTGCGCAAGCGCCTGGACGAACTCACCCGCATCTATGACGCGCGCGTGCCGGTCTATGTGGTCCTGACGGGCTGCCAGGCCGTGCCGGGCTTCGCCGACTGGGCGTCCGCGCTGGGGCCGGACATCAACCGCCATGCGATGGGCTATGTGAATCCGACGCCCAACGCGGGCGTCGGCCAGTTCATCAGCGATGCGTTCAACAGCATCGTGCACCGCATGTTCGACCTGCGAGTGCTGCAAGGCGTGCGCATGCCTCCCGCGCCGGAGGCCTTCGCCCTGCCCGAACGGCTGGCGCCGCTGGCCAAGCAACTCGCCAAGGTGCTGCGGCAAGCCTTCCAGACCACGCCCTACGCCGAAACACCGCTGATGCGCGGCCTGTTCCTGACCGGGCAGCCGCCGAGCAGCGACCGCACGCAGGCCGCCTGGTTCAGTCCCGGCCTGTTCCACCAGGCGCTGCCCGGGCAGCGGCACGCCTGGCAACCGATGGAACGCTGGCGCCACTGGCGCCGCCTGTTGCGCCATGCCGCGGTGGTGGCGTGGCTGGGCGCCTGCGTGGGCGTGGGCGCCTTCCTGGTGCATTCCAGCCGCATCGCCAGCGAGCAACTGCGCGTCGCGGCGCTGTCGGGCTATGGCGCGCAGGATTTCTCCGGGCCGATGTCTTCGGACCTGCATGCGTTGCAAGGCGAACGCAGCGCCATCCATGCACTGATGGCGCGGCCCTCCTGGCAACAGCGCTGGATGCCCTTCCAGCGCCGCGTCAATCAGGTCCAGCAGAAGCTGATGTACCGCTTCGTGCACCAGTTCCACCATGAAGTCATCGCGGCCGACCTGGACCCGCTGCTGCTGACCAGCCTGCCCCAGTTGGCGCGCGGGAACAACGACACGCTGCTGGCCGCCTGGGCGCAGACCCTGGTACGGCGGATCAACCTGATCGACGGCGAACTGGCGGGCCAGGACATCTACGCCATGCCGGCGCCCGGAACGGAGCTGCCGCTGCTGCTGTCCAGCGCACACCAGACCCTGCAGGACCCGATGGACGCCCTTCTGCTGGGCAATATGTACCGCGACTACCTCAGTTGGCAGGACAACCACGGCCTGCTGCGCGACGAGGTGACCGGGTTGCGCCAGGTCCTGGCCGGCCTGAAGCTGACGGACCGCTCCATCCGCTGGATCTACGCCTGGGTGGACCTGCAGGGCAATCTGAAGCCCGTGCGGCTCACCGACTTCTGGAATATCCCCGATCGCCCGGACTTTCCGATGATCCCGGCCGCGCTGACGCCGGACGGCGCGCGCAGCGCCACCGGTTTCCTGGACGAGCTCGGGCGCGCCAGCGGCAATACCGCCGAATGGACGAAGCGGCGCAGGGAGTTCCAGCAGCACTTCCAGAGCGCCGGCCTGGAGGCCTGGTACGAGTTCACCGATGTCTTCGCACGCGTCCCGGACCTGCTGCCCGACGGCACGACCCGGCGCGCCGTGATGACCTCGCTGCTGACGCCGAACGACCCGTACCGGCGGCTGATGCATCTGCTGAAGGCCGTGGGCGAGCGGCTGCCGCTGGCGTCCCGTCCGGAATGGCTGGTCGAGGCGGGCCGCCTGCACGGGCTGGACGAGCTGGCCGGCGAGACGCAGGAGAACGGCGCCAGCACGGCGATGCAGAAGATCGGCCTGGTGCAGCGCTTCGGCGGCGACGTGATCAAGCAGCTGCCGCAGGGCGGCTCGCTGGACAAGGGCCTGGCCAGCCTGCGCAGCGATAACGCGGGGCTGCAACTGCTGCAGACCTACCAGCAGGGCGTGCGCGACACCATCGTGCCGCTGCAGCAAGGCGACGGCACGGCGATGAAAGCCGCGATCGAGATCTGGTCCTTCGGCCACGATCCGAGCGTGAAGAACGTGCCGCTGGTCAATGCGCGCGACGCGCTGGACGCGCTGCGCAAGCAGCAAGGCACGCCGGGCAACCGCACGCAGGTGGTCTGGGATATCGCGGCTGGCCCGATGAACTTCGTGCTGGACTACGCGGCGCGCAACGCGGGCTGCCGGCTGCAGCAGACCTGGGAGAACACGGTGCTGAGCGCGATCCAGGGCGTGACGGACGCGGAGCTGTCCAACCAGCTGCTGTATGGCGACCGCGGGCAGGTCAAGGCGTTCCTGGACGGCGATATCAAGTACTTCGTGGACCGCGACAGCGTGCGCTACGAGCCGCGCGCGGCGATGGACCAGAAGGTGCCGCTGAACGGCCAGTTCTATGCCTTCGCCAGCATGACGCAGTTGCGCCAGGTGACGCTGGCGTCGCAGCAGCTGCAATCGAAACGGGCCTCCGACGAGGCGCAGGCGCTGACGCAGCAGCAGGCCGAGCTGGAGAAGCAGATCACCAAGCTGGAGACGACGACCGGCACGGTGACCCTGACCACCGTGCCGCCGCAGACGAACCCGGACGCTCACATGTTGCCGGAAAGCGTGACGCTGAGCCTGCAATGCGCGAGTGGCGCGATCACGCTGGAGAACCTGAATTTCCCGAACAGCGCGGTGTTCCCGTGGTCGATGGCGACGTGCGGCGATACCACGCTACGCATCCGGTACTCGGGCTTCGAGCTGTCGAAGCAATGGAGCGGCGCGCAGGGCTTCGTGGATTTCCTGCGCGACTATGCGAGCGGGACGCGCCGCTACACACCGGCGGATTTCCCCGACCAGAAGACGCTGATGACGCAGGCCAATGTGCAGTGGCTGGTGGTCACCTACCGTCAACAGGGGCAGGCGCCGCTGCAGGCGGCGTTCTCGGAAGCGGCGCGCCTGGGCGCGCAGGTGACGGAGATCAAGGGCAAGCTGGCCGCGCTGCAGCCGGGCACGGCGCCCGGTTCGACGATGCCGGCACCGGCGCCCGCGCCAGCGGTGCCGCAACGCATCGTGTCCTATTGCATGGGGCCGGTGAACGATGTGCTGCCGGCGGTCGCGCCGCCGCCAGTACCGGTGCCCGCCGCACCGCCGGTGCGCACGCCGACGCCGGCGCTGAGCATGAAGGTCTCCCCGCCCAAGCCGCGCGCCGCGACGGGGGCCTATGCAGTGCAGGTGGGGATCTTCTCCCATCCGGAGGAGGTGCGGGAGGCGCTGAAGAAGAACGGCTATCCGGTGCAGGAGTCGGCGATCACGCTGAAGGGCGTGGAGTATCGGCAGATACGGGTGGACGGCTACACCAACCGCGAGGCCGCCGAAGAGGCGTCTGGCAAGATCGGACGGCTTTTGAAGCTGCAGCCGGAGGTGATACGGCTGGAGGGTTCGAAGTAG
- a CDS encoding DotU family type IV/VI secretion system protein, protein MRLSNIWISSMELARANIGGTGAVANPDAAAVAAQLKASLDAAVGRAQAQGYTSAETQASLFAVVAWIDELAMSREWPGGPAWRLSPLQRHYFSTTRAGAEFFEKLEALPEDAIEVREVYGLALLAGFAGRYTHRPPAELAQYRAAVLERIAEERRMAPLDPSLPLFPQAGGRGPRTARYRRGMAPSLATFILVVLPLCLLLGLYLFLDYRVATEAAQVTAPAAARS, encoded by the coding sequence GTGCGGCTTAGCAATATCTGGATTTCCTCCATGGAGCTGGCCCGCGCCAACATCGGCGGCACGGGCGCGGTGGCCAACCCCGACGCGGCCGCCGTGGCGGCGCAGCTCAAGGCATCCCTGGACGCGGCGGTCGGGCGCGCGCAGGCGCAGGGCTATACCAGCGCCGAGACGCAGGCCAGCCTGTTCGCCGTGGTGGCCTGGATAGACGAACTGGCCATGTCGCGCGAATGGCCGGGCGGCCCGGCCTGGCGGCTGTCGCCCTTGCAGCGCCATTACTTCTCCACCACACGCGCCGGCGCGGAGTTCTTCGAGAAGCTGGAAGCGCTGCCCGAGGACGCCATCGAGGTGCGCGAGGTCTACGGGCTGGCCCTGCTGGCCGGCTTCGCCGGCCGCTATACGCACCGGCCGCCCGCCGAACTGGCGCAATACCGCGCGGCCGTGCTCGAGCGCATCGCCGAGGAGCGCCGCATGGCGCCGCTGGACCCCAGCCTGCCGCTGTTTCCGCAGGCCGGCGGGCGCGGCCCCCGGACGGCGCGCTACCGGCGCGGCATGGCGCCTTCGCTGGCCACCTTCATCCTGGTCGTGCTGCCGCTGTGCCTGCTGCTGGGCCTGTACCTGTTCCTGGACTATCGCGTTGCAACGGAGGCGGCGCAGGTCACCGCCCCCGCCGCCGCACGATCCTGA
- the tssK gene encoding type VI secretion system baseplate subunit TssK, giving the protein MSTYLKQPLFWHQGLFLQPHHFQYQDAWTERLLARHVELTTPWCWGFGALQINETALAARQVVVDHLALRWPDGTLAEVPGNARIESRRFELADFSQGARTLYVGLRRHVEDQVNVQKYENLDDAAQADARLVVPADPQQVADRYASGPPGRVTLMSYVLRLFWEEELASLGDYDVMPVARLEQDGEVVRLVPRFVPPCLNLAASTPLQHMLMELRDEVIGRARQLEVFKQPVANRSGEDGQFGPVLALSVLNRYGPQITHLVEAVQTHPWTVYGVLRQLAGELSTFSEYCDLLGETRDNQQLVAPYKHTDIGPVFGGVIDLIRRLLNEITIGPEMLVHFEQDGASGNLYRADMPAAFFGPRHRYYLMARSGLDPKALSENMTLEAKLGTPDQIETLVTRSLPGIEVIPLQTLPLGMPRRAGSAYFRIESLSDHWDAVVRDGRLSLFLPDAPGDLRLELIVIKG; this is encoded by the coding sequence ATGAGCACTTACCTGAAACAACCGCTGTTCTGGCACCAGGGCCTGTTCCTGCAGCCGCATCATTTCCAATACCAGGACGCCTGGACGGAACGCCTGCTGGCGCGCCACGTCGAACTGACCACGCCATGGTGCTGGGGTTTCGGCGCGCTGCAGATCAACGAAACCGCCCTGGCCGCGCGCCAGGTCGTGGTGGACCACCTGGCGCTGCGCTGGCCCGACGGCACCCTGGCCGAAGTGCCGGGCAACGCCCGCATCGAGTCGCGCCGCTTCGAACTGGCCGATTTCTCGCAAGGCGCCCGCACGCTGTATGTGGGCCTGCGCCGCCACGTCGAGGACCAGGTCAATGTGCAGAAGTACGAGAACCTGGACGACGCCGCGCAGGCCGATGCGCGCCTGGTGGTCCCGGCCGATCCGCAGCAGGTGGCCGACCGCTACGCCAGCGGACCGCCGGGCCGCGTCACGCTGATGAGCTATGTGCTACGGCTGTTCTGGGAAGAGGAACTGGCCAGCCTGGGCGACTACGACGTCATGCCGGTGGCGCGCCTGGAGCAGGACGGCGAGGTCGTGCGCCTGGTGCCGCGCTTCGTGCCGCCCTGCCTGAACCTGGCGGCCTCGACGCCCCTGCAGCACATGCTGATGGAACTGCGCGACGAAGTCATCGGCCGCGCGCGCCAGCTGGAAGTCTTCAAGCAGCCGGTGGCCAACCGCTCCGGCGAGGACGGGCAGTTCGGCCCCGTGCTGGCGCTGTCGGTGCTGAACCGCTACGGGCCGCAGATCACGCATCTGGTCGAGGCCGTGCAGACCCACCCATGGACCGTCTATGGCGTGTTGCGCCAGCTGGCCGGCGAGCTCAGCACCTTCTCCGAATACTGCGACCTGCTGGGCGAAACCCGCGACAACCAGCAACTGGTCGCGCCGTACAAGCACACCGATATCGGCCCCGTCTTCGGCGGCGTGATCGACCTGATCCGCCGGCTGTTGAACGAGATCACCATCGGCCCCGAAATGCTGGTGCATTTCGAGCAGGACGGCGCCTCGGGCAACCTGTATCGGGCGGACATGCCGGCGGCCTTCTTCGGGCCTCGCCACCGCTACTACCTGATGGCGCGCAGCGGCCTGGACCCGAAGGCGCTGTCCGAAAACATGACGCTGGAAGCGAAGCTGGGCACGCCCGACCAGATCGAAACCCTGGTGACGCGCTCGCTGCCCGGCATCGAAGTCATTCCCCTGCAGACCCTGCCACTGGGCATGCCGCGTCGCGCGGGCAGCGCCTATTTCCGTATCGAGAGCCTGTCGGACCACTGGGACGCCGTGGTGCGCGACGGGCGGCTGTCGCTGTTCCTGCCGGATGCGCCGGGCGACCTGCGGCTGGAACTGATCGTGATCAAAGGATAG
- the tssJ gene encoding type VI secretion system lipoprotein TssJ has protein sequence MHFFRTLIPRLLPAMLCGVALSSCSSLNSMMGGNSETDALKAMKWTYAADGVQVAITADPQLNQSTGQPHTLALTVVQMEDPSVFAPYAANSARMSALLLADSPPQGLLSLDRIFVSPGENRTVTLPRVEKAKYVGLVTGYYHLDPIRSARLYQIGVEVDSSGIVVKTRNASPEPLKIDLRLGADGIQEAPGTRTPPVEPVRPKGGLVSTPLPQSSPAAPAKQ, from the coding sequence ATGCATTTCTTCCGCACCCTGATCCCGCGCCTGCTGCCCGCCATGCTGTGCGGCGTCGCGCTGTCTTCGTGCAGTTCCCTGAACAGCATGATGGGCGGCAATTCCGAAACCGATGCGCTGAAGGCCATGAAATGGACCTATGCCGCCGACGGCGTGCAGGTCGCCATCACCGCCGATCCGCAGTTGAACCAGTCGACGGGACAGCCGCACACGCTGGCCCTGACCGTGGTGCAGATGGAAGACCCCAGCGTGTTCGCGCCGTACGCCGCCAACTCCGCCCGGATGTCGGCCCTGCTGCTGGCCGACAGCCCCCCGCAGGGTCTGCTGTCGCTGGACCGCATCTTCGTATCGCCCGGCGAAAACCGCACCGTCACGCTGCCCCGTGTCGAAAAGGCCAAGTACGTGGGCCTGGTCACGGGCTACTACCACCTGGATCCCATCCGCAGCGCGCGCCTCTACCAGATCGGCGTGGAAGTCGATTCCAGCGGCATCGTGGTCAAGACCCGCAACGCCTCGCCGGAACCGCTGAAGATCGACCTGCGCCTGGGCGCGGACGGTATCCAGGAAGCGCCCGGCACCCGTACCCCGCCCGTCGAGCCGGTCCGTCCCAAGGGCGGCCTGGTCTCGACGCCGCTGCCGCAGTCGAGCCCGGCGGCGCCCGCCAAACAATGA
- a CDS encoding DUF4150 domain-containing protein — MFLLNTGGAMAVATVPDVCLTPAAPSPIPVPYPNIATSDMANPGTIAETVLICGMPALNQASIIQLSNGDQGGTAGGGVACGEIMGEAAFVTGSVTVMVAGPPAVGLTSMTTQNTNNTIGLSASPSQVVVMFLS; from the coding sequence ATGTTCCTGCTGAATACCGGCGGCGCGATGGCCGTCGCCACTGTCCCCGACGTGTGCCTGACACCGGCCGCGCCTTCGCCCATTCCGGTGCCCTATCCGAATATCGCCACCAGCGACATGGCGAACCCCGGCACCATCGCCGAAACCGTGCTGATCTGCGGCATGCCGGCCCTGAACCAGGCGTCCATCATCCAGCTCAGCAACGGCGACCAGGGCGGCACCGCCGGCGGCGGCGTGGCCTGCGGCGAGATCATGGGCGAAGCGGCCTTCGTCACCGGCAGCGTCACCGTCATGGTGGCCGGCCCGCCGGCGGTCGGGCTGACGTCCATGACCACGCAGAACACCAACAACACCATCGGCCTGTCCGCTTCGCCCAGCCAGGTCGTCGTGATGTTTCTCAGTTGA
- a CDS encoding DUF3540 domain-containing protein — protein sequence MNRPTSALRSDPGPDTGPAAAVPGARLYHARLVMRDGQRYAALTDEGASWVSPAAGCLLQPEVGDLALLSLAGGQGYILTVLERGTPEAVAHIELPGSLRLSLPQGTLELQAAQGVALDAGAALSLSAQQASATFTQAEVSCDHLRVAGQALHSRWDTRTDVSGTRMDIATHSETHAAESIRRIAGHEDVSAGSLRQSVADDWSVQAGSADLKARDRVAVDAGTVQIG from the coding sequence ATGAACCGTCCCACCTCTGCGCTTCGATCCGACCCCGGCCCCGATACGGGACCGGCCGCCGCCGTTCCGGGCGCCCGCCTCTACCACGCCAGGCTCGTCATGCGCGACGGCCAGCGCTACGCCGCCCTGACCGACGAAGGCGCATCCTGGGTCAGCCCGGCCGCCGGCTGCCTGCTGCAGCCGGAAGTCGGCGACCTGGCCCTGCTCAGCCTGGCAGGCGGGCAAGGCTACATCCTGACCGTGCTCGAACGCGGCACGCCCGAAGCGGTCGCCCACATCGAGCTGCCCGGCAGCCTGCGGCTGAGCCTGCCCCAAGGCACGCTGGAATTGCAGGCGGCGCAGGGCGTGGCGCTGGACGCCGGCGCGGCGCTGTCGCTGTCGGCGCAGCAGGCCAGCGCCACCTTCACGCAGGCCGAGGTCTCCTGCGACCACCTGCGCGTGGCGGGACAAGCCCTGCACAGCCGCTGGGACACCCGCACCGACGTCAGCGGAACGCGCATGGACATCGCCACGCACAGCGAAACCCATGCCGCCGAAAGCATACGGCGCATCGCGGGACACGAGGACGTGAGCGCGGGGTCGTTGCGCCAGAGCGTGGCGGACGACTGGTCCGTGCAGGCCGGCAGCGCCGACCTCAAGGCGCGCGACCGCGTGGCGGTCGACGCCGGCACCGTGCAGATCGGATGA
- a CDS encoding pentapeptide repeat-containing protein, with product MSDAAQNVHPLVQALRAGDSVPADALAGADLRHADLSGLRLANLDARGAQLEGADLSRTIWARCRLDDVSMKGAVLEGASFTACHGNAVSMREANLTKVWMKDCVWQDGDFHLARLTRLAATNTAFPGARLKTAKLDKTWLSQCDLSGLDLSGAAWQQSHLPDTRLAGTSLAGAVLAQCSFNRAHAPEADFSGVTAPSVSFYSAVLQNARFDGAVLDGAIFDEARLDRASFARASLQGARFYAASSVGISFGATKLVDADLSHLRAAHADFARADMTGARLHAVELPDASWRETVLENVRYDDPELRAAELWRPPV from the coding sequence GTGAGTGACGCCGCGCAGAACGTCCACCCGCTGGTGCAAGCGCTGCGCGCCGGCGATTCCGTGCCGGCGGACGCGCTGGCCGGCGCCGACCTGCGCCATGCCGACCTGTCGGGCCTGCGGCTGGCCAACCTGGACGCCCGCGGGGCGCAACTGGAAGGCGCCGACCTGAGCCGGACCATCTGGGCGCGCTGCCGCCTGGACGACGTCAGCATGAAGGGCGCCGTGCTGGAAGGCGCGTCCTTCACCGCCTGCCACGGCAACGCCGTGTCGATGCGCGAGGCCAACCTGACCAAGGTCTGGATGAAGGACTGCGTCTGGCAGGATGGCGATTTCCACCTGGCCCGGCTGACCCGGCTGGCCGCGACGAACACCGCCTTCCCGGGCGCCCGGCTGAAGACCGCCAAGCTGGACAAGACCTGGCTGTCGCAATGCGATCTATCGGGCCTGGACCTGTCCGGCGCGGCCTGGCAGCAATCCCATCTGCCCGACACCAGGCTGGCCGGCACCTCGCTGGCCGGCGCCGTCCTGGCGCAGTGCTCCTTCAACCGGGCCCACGCGCCGGAGGCCGACTTCAGCGGCGTGACCGCGCCCAGCGTTTCGTTCTACAGCGCGGTGCTGCAGAACGCCCGCTTCGACGGCGCGGTGCTCGATGGCGCCATCTTCGACGAGGCCCGGCTGGACCGCGCCAGCTTCGCCCGCGCCTCGCTGCAGGGCGCGCGCTTCTACGCCGCCAGTTCGGTTGGGATATCCTTCGGCGCCACCAAGCTGGTCGACGCCGACCTTTCCCACCTGCGCGCCGCGCACGCCGACTTCGCGCGTGCCGACATGACCGGCGCACGCCTGCACGCCGTCGAACTGCCGGATGCCTCGTGGCGGGAAACCGTGCTGGAAAACGTGCGCTACGACGACCCCGAACTCCGTGCCGCCGAACTGTGGCGGCCTCCTGTCTAA